Proteins from a single region of Carassius carassius chromosome 25, fCarCar2.1, whole genome shotgun sequence:
- the LOC132103865 gene encoding tumor necrosis factor receptor superfamily member 11B-like translates to MFLFTVVLLPVLSGAGLAADGHTYRRTDPVTGQEVLCDRCPPGTRLGAHCTRSRETDCVPCGPGLYTEFWNYIPDCLRCDACSDHQRVVRPCNGTVNTVCECEAGFFWDQHFCRTHSECKPGHGVKAAGTPHRDTMCELCADGHFADVRKMHAACVSHSACKTDEQLVMPGSRWHDNVCATCDPLTLKGLVDVLEPVLSGLHIQYGAPTEHLQKLVHRRLRRKRFGKRAALWRAEGPVHETSEEAHLNLPSIVEESHLNLLADRIARRILRFQHRCNSSASLTL, encoded by the exons ATG TTTCTCTTCACTGTAGTGCTTTTACCGGTTCTGTCTGGAGCCGGACTGGCGGCGGATGGACACACTTACCGGCGCACGGATCCGGTCACCGGACAGGAGGTGCTGTGTGACAGGTGTCCGCCGGGGACTCGCCTGGGCGCGCACTGCACACGCTCCCGCGAGACGGACTGCGTCCCGTGCGGCCCGGGTCTGTACACGGAGTTCTGGAACTACATCCCGGACTGTCTGCGGTGCGACGCGTGCTCCGATCACCAGCGGGTCGTTCGGCCGTGTAACGGAACCGTGAACACAGTCTGCGAGTGTGAGGCCGGGTTCTTCTGGGATCAGCACTTCTGCAGGACACACAGCGAGTGCAAACCGGGCCACGGAGTCAaagctgcag GGACCCCACACAGAGACACAATGTGTGAGCTCTGTGCAGACGGACACTTCGCAGATGTCAGAAAGATGCATGCAGCATGTGTTTCTCACAGTGCCTGCAAGACTGATGAACAGCTTGTGATGCCCGGATCCAGGTGGCATGATAATGTGTGTGCAACCTGTGATCCCCTCACACTTAAAG GGTTGGTGGATGTACTTGAGCCGGTTCTGTCTGGTCTGCATATTCAGTATGGGGCTCCCACTGAGCATCTGCAGAAGTTAGTGCACCGCCGTCTGCGCAGGAAGAGGTTTGGCAAGCGAGCTGCACTGTGGCGGGCTGAGGGTCCAGTGCACGAGACGTCAGAGGAGGCACACCTGAACCTGCCGTCTATCGTGGAGGAATCGCACCTGAATCTCCTTGCAGACAGAATCGCACGCAGAATCCTGCGATTCCAGCATCGATGCAATAGCAGTGCATCACTAACATTATGA